In Georgenia soli, a genomic segment contains:
- a CDS encoding ABC transporter substrate-binding protein: MVTRLFDLPTRRGRTAAGAAALTLALAACSGGGDDTASGEGEPVDGGTLVYATGDAEPTCLDPHVGGNYPQALISTQYLEPLVGRDADGEIQPWLATDWTVRDDGLTWDLTLAEGITFTDGTPLDAEAVKVNIEHLQDPDTASSTGWLAVQKIAEVEPVDETHVRLHLSEPDSALLESLSMQWTAMQSPAGIARGMEENCAAPIGTGPFVVAGWVPQQHVILERNEDYATPGPQTENDGPAHLERIEWRFLPDPATRWAALQSGEVHVIDNPEPEAIVAAEAGGEITHIDAPRPGSVNRIELNSAQAPFDDVRVRQAFVHSADVDPGIETLYQGVATRSHSPLSSVEPMAYSDPTLFTTDLEEAERLLDEAGWSQVDDEGYRVRDGERLTVRLPVSTNQSVAAEQALFEQIQANTRRVGFEVVLTPLDLSAWYGALAAPEDGGKNDYEAVSAPYTKVGPDVLRILYHSDSTVPAPSGYFANLSQVTDPELDALLDEAARSTDPERRAELYTEVQKRVLEGYYILPLYDQQNHFLARGVTDVRTLGTVSTPTFVDARLTS; this comes from the coding sequence ATGGTCACCCGGCTCTTTGACCTGCCCACCCGACGTGGCCGGACGGCAGCGGGGGCGGCGGCGCTGACCCTTGCTCTCGCCGCCTGCAGCGGCGGCGGTGACGACACCGCGAGCGGCGAGGGCGAGCCGGTCGACGGCGGCACCCTCGTCTACGCCACCGGTGACGCCGAGCCCACCTGCCTGGACCCGCACGTGGGCGGCAACTACCCCCAGGCGCTCATCAGCACCCAGTACCTCGAGCCGCTCGTCGGCCGGGACGCGGACGGCGAGATCCAGCCCTGGCTCGCCACCGACTGGACGGTGCGCGACGACGGCCTGACGTGGGACCTCACCCTCGCCGAGGGGATCACCTTCACCGACGGCACCCCGCTGGACGCGGAGGCGGTCAAGGTCAACATCGAGCACCTCCAGGACCCGGACACCGCCTCGTCCACCGGCTGGCTCGCGGTGCAGAAGATCGCGGAGGTCGAACCGGTCGACGAGACCCACGTGCGCCTGCACCTGTCCGAGCCCGACTCCGCGCTGCTGGAGTCGCTGTCCATGCAGTGGACCGCGATGCAGTCGCCGGCGGGCATCGCGCGCGGCATGGAGGAGAACTGTGCCGCCCCGATCGGCACCGGTCCCTTCGTCGTCGCGGGCTGGGTGCCCCAGCAGCACGTCATCCTCGAGCGCAACGAGGACTACGCCACCCCCGGCCCCCAGACGGAGAACGACGGCCCCGCCCACCTCGAGCGGATCGAGTGGCGCTTCCTGCCCGACCCGGCCACCCGCTGGGCCGCGCTGCAGTCCGGCGAGGTGCACGTCATCGACAACCCCGAGCCGGAGGCCATCGTCGCGGCCGAGGCGGGCGGGGAGATCACCCACATCGACGCCCCGCGCCCCGGGTCGGTCAACCGGATCGAGCTCAACTCCGCGCAGGCCCCCTTCGACGACGTCCGCGTGCGTCAGGCGTTCGTCCACTCCGCCGACGTCGACCCCGGCATCGAGACCCTCTACCAGGGTGTGGCCACCCGCTCCCACTCCCCGCTCTCCAGCGTCGAGCCGATGGCCTACTCCGACCCCACGCTCTTCACCACCGACCTGGAGGAGGCGGAGCGGCTGCTCGACGAGGCCGGCTGGTCGCAGGTCGACGACGAGGGCTACCGCGTCCGCGACGGCGAGCGGCTCACCGTGCGCCTCCCGGTGAGCACGAACCAGTCCGTCGCCGCCGAGCAGGCGCTCTTCGAGCAGATCCAGGCCAACACCCGCCGGGTCGGCTTCGAGGTCGTCCTCACCCCGCTCGACCTGTCCGCCTGGTACGGCGCCCTCGCCGCGCCCGAGGACGGCGGCAAGAATGACTACGAGGCCGTCAGCGCCCCGTACACCAAGGTCGGCCCGGACGTGCTGCGGATCCTCTACCACTCCGACAGCACCGTGCCCGCGCCCAGCGGCTACTTCGCCAACCTCTCCCAGGTGACCGACCCCGAGCTCGACGCCCTCCTCGACGAGGCCGCCCGCAGCACCGACCCGGAGCGGCGCGCCGAGCTGTACACGGAGGTCCAGAAGCGAGTCCTCGAGGGGTACTACATCCTTCCCCTGTACGACCAGCAGAACCACTTCCTCGCCCGCGGGGTCACCGACGTCCGGACGCTCGGCACCGTGTCCACCCCGACCTTCGTCGACGCCCGCCTGACCTCCTGA
- the nrdE gene encoding class 1b ribonucleoside-diphosphate reductase subunit alpha codes for MAATLTDTGVEVASAPELDYHALNAMLNLYDADGNIQFDKDREAARQYFLQHVNQNTVFFHTLKEKLDYLVEEGYYEGEVLEKYSFDFLTRLWDLAWSKKFRFETFLGAFKYYTSYTLKTFDGKRYLERFEDRVVMASLALADGDEALATNMVEEILAGRFQPATPTFLNAGKAARGELVSCFLLRMEDNMESIARGINSALQLSKRGGGVALSLTNIREAGAPIKKIQNQSSGVIPVMKLLEDSFSYANQLGARQGAGAVYLHAHHPDIMKFLDTKRENADEKIRIKTLSLGVVVPDITFDLAKKNEDMYLFSPYDVERVYGVPFTEVSVSEKYHEMVDDGRIKKTKINAREFFQTLAELQFESGYPYIVFEDTVNRANPIKGRITMSNLCSEILQVSTPSEYNEDLSYAEVGKDISCNLGSLNIAKAMDSGDLGRTVGTAIRALTAVADQTHIWSVPSIERGNNDSHAIGLGQMNLHGYLARERIHYGSEEGLDFTNIYFYTVAFHAVAESNRIAIEKGRTFKGFEDSKYASGEYFEKYVNGTWEPRTERVRQLFADAGVHIPTQDDWRALAESVKTHGIYNQNLQAVPPTGSISYINNSTSSIHPIVSKVEIRKEGKIGRVYYPAPFMTNDNLEYYQDAYEIGPEKIIDTYAEATQHVDQGLSLTLFFKDTATTRDVNRAQIYAWRKGIKTLYYIRVRQLALEGTEVEGCVSCML; via the coding sequence TTGGCAGCAACGCTCACAGATACCGGCGTAGAGGTCGCCAGCGCACCGGAGCTCGACTACCACGCGCTGAACGCGATGCTCAACCTGTACGACGCGGACGGCAACATCCAGTTCGACAAGGACCGCGAGGCGGCCCGCCAGTACTTCCTCCAGCACGTCAACCAGAACACGGTCTTCTTCCACACGCTCAAGGAGAAGCTCGACTACCTGGTGGAGGAGGGCTACTACGAGGGCGAGGTGCTCGAGAAGTACTCCTTCGACTTCCTCACCCGGCTGTGGGACCTGGCCTGGTCGAAGAAGTTCCGGTTCGAGACGTTCCTCGGCGCGTTCAAGTACTACACCTCGTACACGCTGAAGACCTTCGACGGGAAGCGCTACCTCGAGCGGTTCGAGGACCGCGTCGTCATGGCCTCCCTGGCCCTGGCCGACGGCGACGAGGCGCTCGCGACCAACATGGTCGAGGAGATCCTCGCCGGCCGTTTCCAGCCGGCGACGCCCACGTTCCTCAACGCCGGCAAGGCCGCCCGCGGCGAGCTGGTCTCCTGCTTCCTCCTGCGCATGGAGGACAACATGGAGTCGATCGCCCGCGGCATCAACTCCGCGCTGCAGCTGTCCAAGCGCGGCGGCGGCGTGGCGCTGTCCCTCACCAACATCCGTGAGGCCGGCGCCCCGATCAAGAAGATCCAGAACCAGTCCTCCGGCGTCATCCCCGTGATGAAGCTCCTCGAGGACTCCTTCTCCTACGCCAACCAGCTCGGGGCGCGTCAGGGCGCGGGTGCGGTGTACCTGCACGCCCACCACCCCGACATCATGAAGTTCCTCGACACCAAGCGGGAGAACGCGGACGAGAAGATCCGCATCAAGACCCTCTCGCTCGGCGTGGTCGTCCCGGACATCACCTTCGACCTGGCGAAGAAGAACGAGGACATGTACCTCTTCTCGCCTTACGACGTCGAGCGCGTCTACGGGGTGCCCTTCACCGAGGTGAGCGTCTCGGAGAAGTACCACGAGATGGTCGACGACGGCCGGATCAAGAAGACCAAGATCAACGCGCGCGAGTTCTTCCAGACCCTCGCCGAGCTGCAGTTCGAGTCGGGCTACCCCTACATCGTCTTCGAGGACACCGTGAACCGGGCCAACCCGATCAAGGGCCGGATCACCATGTCGAACCTGTGCTCGGAGATCCTGCAGGTCTCGACGCCGTCGGAGTACAACGAGGACCTCAGCTACGCCGAGGTGGGCAAGGACATCTCCTGCAACCTGGGGTCGCTGAACATCGCCAAGGCGATGGACTCCGGGGACCTGGGCCGGACGGTGGGCACCGCGATCCGCGCGCTCACCGCCGTCGCCGACCAGACCCACATCTGGTCCGTGCCGTCCATCGAACGCGGCAACAACGACTCGCACGCCATCGGCCTGGGGCAGATGAACCTGCACGGCTACCTGGCGCGCGAGCGGATCCACTACGGGTCCGAGGAGGGCCTGGACTTCACCAACATCTACTTCTACACGGTCGCCTTCCACGCCGTGGCCGAGTCCAACCGGATCGCCATCGAGAAGGGCCGGACCTTCAAGGGCTTCGAGGACTCCAAGTACGCCTCCGGGGAGTACTTCGAGAAGTACGTCAACGGCACGTGGGAGCCGCGCACCGAGCGCGTGCGCCAGCTCTTCGCGGACGCCGGCGTGCACATCCCCACCCAGGACGACTGGCGTGCGCTGGCGGAGTCGGTGAAGACGCACGGCATCTACAACCAGAACCTCCAGGCCGTGCCGCCCACCGGGTCGATCTCCTACATCAACAACTCGACGTCCTCGATCCACCCGATCGTGTCGAAGGTGGAGATCCGCAAGGAGGGCAAGATCGGCCGCGTGTACTACCCGGCGCCGTTCATGACGAACGACAACCTGGAGTACTACCAGGACGCGTACGAGATCGGTCCCGAGAAGATCATCGACACCTACGCCGAGGCCACCCAGCACGTGGACCAGGGGCTGTCGCTGACGTTGTTCTTCAAGGACACCGCCACCACGCGCGACGTCAACCGGGCGCAGATCTACGCCTGGCGCAAGGGCATCAAGACGCTGTACTACATCCGGGTCCGCCAGCTCGCTCTCGAGGGGACCGAGGTCGAGGGCTGCGTCAGCTGCATGCTCTGA
- a CDS encoding ABC transporter permease translates to MTPDLALNRRRRDAVREATTRWARTLGPGGAVSAAVVVLVLLAALWPTLLAPGDPTAVAPAQAYTPPGPGAVLGTDASGRDVYTRVVHGAGQSLGVGAAATAIGLSLGVVLGFGAALGPRRLDAVLSRVVEVLFALPSLVLALLLVAVLGAGVGPSVLAVGLATAPGYARILRARAQAVAQGPYVQAARLEGMSAPVAFVRHVLPNTLWPLVAVATLGIGQAIVWVSALSYLGLGALPPSPEWGAMLNAGRLHITTAWWLTVAPGLAITVTAAALTFLGRRLGTVAPA, encoded by the coding sequence GTGACGCCGGACCTCGCGCTCAACCGGCGACGGCGCGACGCGGTGCGGGAGGCCACCACCCGCTGGGCACGCACCCTGGGCCCGGGCGGTGCGGTGAGTGCCGCCGTCGTCGTCCTCGTCCTCCTCGCAGCGCTCTGGCCGACGCTCCTCGCCCCCGGCGACCCGACCGCCGTCGCCCCGGCGCAGGCCTACACCCCGCCCGGTCCCGGCGCCGTGCTCGGCACGGACGCCTCCGGGCGGGACGTCTACACCCGGGTGGTCCACGGGGCCGGCCAGTCCCTCGGCGTCGGGGCGGCGGCCACCGCGATCGGCCTCTCGCTCGGCGTCGTCCTCGGCTTCGGGGCCGCGCTCGGCCCGCGCCGGCTCGACGCCGTGCTCAGCCGGGTCGTCGAGGTGCTGTTCGCCCTGCCGAGCCTGGTGCTCGCGCTGCTGCTGGTGGCGGTGCTCGGCGCAGGCGTGGGGCCCTCGGTCCTTGCCGTCGGGCTGGCCACCGCGCCCGGCTACGCCCGCATCCTGCGGGCCCGGGCACAGGCCGTCGCGCAGGGCCCGTACGTCCAGGCCGCGCGGCTGGAGGGGATGTCCGCTCCCGTGGCGTTCGTGCGGCACGTGCTGCCCAACACGCTGTGGCCGCTCGTCGCCGTGGCGACCCTGGGGATCGGGCAGGCGATCGTGTGGGTCTCGGCCCTGAGCTACCTCGGCCTCGGTGCCCTGCCGCCGTCGCCCGAGTGGGGCGCCATGCTCAACGCCGGCCGGCTGCACATCACCACCGCCTGGTGGCTGACGGTCGCGCCGGGACTGGCCATCACGGTGACGGCGGCCGCGCTGACCTTCCTCGGCCGGCGCCTGGGCACGGTGGCACCCGCATGA
- the nrdF gene encoding class 1b ribonucleoside-diphosphate reductase subunit beta: MSEKLKLVSSVQAINWNRVQDEKDVEVWDRLTSNFWLPEKVPLSNDIQSWATLNEAEKLMTTRVFTGLTLLDTIQGTVGAVSLIPDAVTPHEEAVYTNIAFMESVHAKSYSSIFSTLISSKEIDEAFRWSEENENLQRKAQIVMDYYRGDDPEKRKVASTMLESFLFYSGFYAPMYWSSHAKLTNTADLIRLIIRDEAVHGYYIGYKYQRALEKASPERRQELKDYTFELLFELYDNEEQYTEDLYDPLGLTEDVKAFLRYNANKALNNLGYEGLFPKDQTNVNPAILSSLSPNADENHDFFSGSGSSYVMGKAVNTEDEDWDF; this comes from the coding sequence GTGTCGGAGAAGCTCAAGCTGGTCAGCAGCGTCCAGGCGATCAACTGGAACCGTGTCCAGGACGAGAAGGACGTCGAGGTCTGGGACCGCCTGACGTCCAACTTCTGGCTGCCCGAGAAGGTGCCGCTGTCCAACGACATCCAGTCGTGGGCGACGCTGAACGAGGCCGAGAAGCTCATGACCACACGCGTGTTCACCGGCCTGACGCTGCTCGACACGATCCAGGGCACCGTGGGTGCGGTCTCGCTGATCCCGGACGCGGTGACCCCGCACGAGGAGGCCGTCTACACGAACATCGCGTTCATGGAGTCGGTCCACGCCAAGAGCTACTCCTCGATCTTCTCCACGCTCATCTCCTCCAAGGAGATCGACGAGGCCTTCCGCTGGTCGGAGGAGAACGAGAACCTCCAGCGCAAGGCGCAGATCGTCATGGACTACTACCGCGGCGATGACCCGGAGAAGCGCAAGGTCGCCTCGACCATGCTCGAGTCCTTCCTGTTCTACTCGGGCTTCTACGCCCCGATGTACTGGTCGAGCCACGCCAAGCTGACCAACACCGCCGACCTGATCCGCCTGATCATCCGCGACGAGGCCGTCCACGGGTACTACATCGGCTACAAGTACCAGCGTGCGCTGGAGAAGGCGTCGCCCGAGCGTCGCCAGGAGCTGAAGGACTACACGTTCGAGCTGCTCTTCGAGCTCTACGACAACGAGGAGCAGTACACCGAGGACCTCTACGACCCGCTGGGGCTGACCGAGGACGTCAAGGCGTTCCTGCGGTACAACGCCAACAAGGCGCTCAACAACCTCGGCTACGAGGGCCTGTTCCCCAAGGACCAGACCAACGTCAACCCGGCCATCCTGTCCTCGCTGTCCCCGAACGCGGACGAGAACCACGACTTCTTCTCCGGCTCGGGCTCGAGCTACGTCATGGGCAAGGCCGTCAACACCGAGGACGAGGACTGGGACTTCTGA
- the nrdI gene encoding class Ib ribonucleoside-diphosphate reductase assembly flavoprotein NrdI: protein MGRIVYFSSVTNNTHRFVEKLGLPADRIPVRPGDPFLRADEEYVLVLPTYGGGNGRGAVPKQVIRFLNDEHNRSLIRGVIAAGNLNFGAGYCLAGDIIAAKCKVPYLYRFELMGTTEDVTRVREGLGQFWQQRSQIPA from the coding sequence ATGGGCAGGATCGTCTACTTCTCCTCCGTCACGAACAACACGCACCGCTTCGTGGAGAAGCTGGGGCTGCCCGCGGACCGCATCCCCGTGCGGCCGGGTGACCCGTTCCTCCGCGCGGACGAGGAGTACGTGCTCGTCCTCCCGACCTACGGCGGCGGCAACGGCCGGGGAGCGGTGCCCAAGCAGGTGATCCGGTTCCTCAACGACGAGCACAACCGTTCGCTCATCCGGGGCGTCATCGCCGCCGGCAACCTGAACTTCGGTGCGGGCTACTGCCTCGCGGGCGACATCATCGCCGCGAAGTGCAAGGTCCCGTACCTGTACCGATTCGAACTGATGGGAACTACCGAGGACGTCACGCGCGTCCGCGAGGGATTGGGGCAGTTTTGGCAGCAACGCTCACAGATACCGGCGTAG
- a CDS encoding YciI family protein — protein sequence MTKYLISFPSEAIDVPEGELQAVADAAHAVAQDAKDAGVWVFGGGIDESVPPVVVDADGTVTEGTYPQTSQIEGGYTVLELPSYEAALEWAAKFAHACRCAQEVRAFGHDPAS from the coding sequence ATGACGAAGTACCTGATCTCCTTCCCGAGCGAAGCCATAGACGTCCCCGAGGGGGAGCTGCAGGCGGTCGCGGACGCCGCGCACGCGGTCGCGCAGGACGCGAAGGACGCCGGGGTCTGGGTGTTCGGTGGCGGCATCGACGAGAGCGTGCCGCCCGTCGTCGTCGATGCCGACGGGACCGTGACCGAGGGAACGTACCCGCAGACGAGCCAGATCGAGGGCGGTTACACGGTGCTGGAGCTGCCCTCCTACGAGGCGGCGCTCGAGTGGGCCGCGAAGTTCGCGCACGCCTGCCGGTGTGCGCAGGAGGTCCGCGCGTTCGGGCACGACCCCGCCAGCTGA
- a CDS encoding medium chain dehydrogenase/reductase family protein, which produces MRRVVVDRFGGPEVLRTVEGKEPRPGAGEVLVRVLAAGVSFTDALLRAGTYLGVPRPPFTPGYELVGVVEELGAGCSRLRPGDRIAALTAYGAYAERVCVPEAEAVEVPADLDPAEVVSLVLTYTKAYQLLHRAARVRPGESVLVHGAAGRVGTAVRELGALAGLRLIGTASARDRGAVEKYGAAAIDYRNEDFVVRVRELTDDGVDVALDGFGGGISLRSFRTLRRGGRLVLYGHYATMAGGRKSWRGWFEWYGMTAAVALLGLLSPHRQVLVYRIQRLRDSRQLLPVAGRRPARLVGGGPRRPDWFRKDLLVLVDLLRRGQIRPVVAERLPLGKARHAHELLESTATRGKIVLVPDT; this is translated from the coding sequence ATGCGGCGGGTCGTGGTCGACCGCTTCGGCGGTCCTGAGGTGCTGCGCACGGTGGAGGGCAAGGAGCCCCGGCCGGGTGCTGGCGAGGTCCTCGTCCGGGTCCTGGCCGCGGGCGTCTCCTTCACCGACGCCCTGCTGCGTGCGGGCACGTACCTCGGTGTGCCGAGGCCACCCTTCACACCGGGCTACGAGCTCGTGGGCGTCGTCGAGGAGCTGGGTGCCGGGTGCTCCCGGTTGCGGCCCGGGGACCGGATCGCGGCGCTGACGGCCTACGGCGCGTACGCGGAACGTGTCTGCGTGCCGGAGGCGGAGGCGGTCGAGGTGCCGGCAGACCTCGACCCCGCCGAGGTGGTGAGCCTGGTCCTCACCTACACCAAGGCGTACCAGCTGCTGCACCGCGCGGCCCGGGTGCGGCCGGGCGAGTCCGTCCTCGTCCACGGTGCCGCCGGCAGGGTCGGCACCGCCGTCCGGGAGCTCGGGGCGCTGGCAGGTCTGCGTCTCATCGGCACCGCGTCGGCCCGCGACCGCGGCGCCGTGGAGAAGTACGGAGCCGCGGCGATCGACTACCGGAACGAGGACTTCGTGGTCCGGGTGCGCGAGCTGACGGACGACGGCGTGGACGTCGCGCTCGACGGGTTCGGCGGCGGGATCTCCCTGCGCTCCTTCCGCACGCTGCGGCGGGGCGGTCGGCTCGTCCTGTACGGGCACTACGCCACCATGGCGGGCGGGCGGAAGAGCTGGCGCGGCTGGTTCGAGTGGTACGGGATGACGGCGGCCGTTGCGCTGCTGGGGCTGCTCTCGCCGCACCGGCAGGTGCTGGTCTACCGGATCCAGCGGCTGAGGGACTCCCGTCAGCTGCTGCCGGTGGCCGGGCGCCGTCCGGCGCGACTCGTCGGCGGCGGCCCGCGCCGACCTGACTGGTTCCGCAAGGACCTCCTGGTGCTGGTGGACCTGCTGCGCCGCGGTCAGATCCGCCCGGTGGTGGCGGAGCGCCTGCCGCTCGGGAAGGCCCGCCACGCCCACGAGCTGCTCGAGAGCACGGCGACCAGGGGCAAGATCGTGCTCGTGCCGGACACCTGA
- a CDS encoding TetR/AcrR family transcriptional regulator: MGTGRRAGRPRSASREMLEEAACELFLEKGYGATSVADITQRAGVSRNTFFNYIPTKSDLLWTSVDDALEALAADLAATGRGDGPRAAVAEVRDALLRLAAGMEPGTVVLAFANAEPMGVTEELEESAARRQGRAGQIIAAHLRRRGAEDLAADVLGRAHAGAFLAALRAWSRSAVPREPFPDILARALDTLGPLTR; the protein is encoded by the coding sequence ATGGGCACAGGACGCCGGGCGGGCCGGCCCCGATCTGCGTCCCGCGAGATGCTGGAGGAAGCGGCCTGCGAGCTGTTCCTCGAGAAGGGGTACGGCGCCACGTCCGTGGCGGACATCACCCAGCGCGCGGGCGTGAGCCGCAACACGTTCTTCAACTACATCCCGACCAAGAGCGACCTGCTGTGGACGTCGGTCGACGACGCGCTGGAGGCCCTGGCCGCGGATCTGGCCGCGACCGGCCGGGGCGACGGGCCGCGCGCCGCCGTGGCCGAGGTCCGCGACGCGCTGCTCCGGCTGGCCGCCGGGATGGAGCCCGGCACGGTCGTCCTGGCCTTCGCGAACGCCGAGCCGATGGGGGTGACCGAGGAGCTGGAGGAGTCCGCCGCCCGCCGCCAGGGCCGCGCGGGCCAGATCATCGCCGCCCACCTCCGCCGTCGGGGAGCCGAGGACCTCGCTGCCGACGTTCTCGGGAGGGCGCACGCGGGCGCCTTCCTCGCCGCGCTGCGGGCCTGGTCACGCTCCGCCGTGCCGCGCGAACCGTTCCCGGACATCCTCGCCCGCGCGCTGGACACCCTCGGCCCGCTCACCCGCTGA
- a CDS encoding ATP-binding cassette domain-containing protein has translation MSAVLDVAGLTVSFPGVGEVLRGVDLRLEPGRCLAVVGESGAGKSVLARSVVGLAGEGGAPATVAAERFTVAGQDVTRADQRRWRRLRGEQVGFVLQDALQSLDPLRTVGAEVGESLKLRGVGLPERRRRVLDALARAGLDEPETRAAQRSGELSGGMRQRALIASAIVSEPSLLVADEPTTALDATVARGVLELLGRLRDAGTAVLLVSHDLGAVARLADDVVVLDGGRVVEAGPVGEVLGDPAHDVTRALLAAVPRGARRRAPVPASEPEVLRATGLHRRYRLPGGQAVDALDGVDLVVRRGEALGVVGESGSGKSTLARMLVAAERPDAGRVELAGEPWSELPERRRRYRRHLVRLVPQDPLASFDPRWSAGRILQSALRIAGSSRTPAQLLELVRLPASVLGRRPRSLSGGQRQRLAIARALAAEPSVLVLDEPVSALDVTVQAAILDLLVDLQERTGTALVVISHDLAVIRKVCETVAVMHDGRIVEHGPVEQVWHNATAPFTRALLEAAASDS, from the coding sequence ATGAGCGCCGTGCTGGACGTCGCCGGGCTGACCGTGAGCTTCCCCGGGGTCGGGGAGGTGCTGCGCGGGGTCGACCTGCGCCTGGAACCGGGGCGCTGCCTGGCCGTCGTCGGGGAGTCCGGCGCCGGGAAGTCCGTGCTGGCGCGCAGCGTCGTGGGCCTCGCCGGCGAGGGCGGGGCACCCGCGACGGTCGCGGCCGAGCGTTTCACGGTGGCAGGGCAGGACGTCACCCGCGCCGACCAGCGGCGGTGGCGCCGGCTGCGCGGGGAGCAGGTCGGCTTCGTGCTGCAGGACGCGCTGCAGTCCCTCGACCCCCTGCGGACGGTGGGCGCCGAGGTCGGCGAGTCGCTGAAGCTGCGCGGGGTCGGACTCCCCGAGCGGCGGCGCCGGGTGCTGGACGCCCTCGCCCGGGCCGGCCTGGACGAGCCGGAAACCCGCGCCGCGCAGCGCTCCGGCGAGCTGTCCGGCGGGATGCGGCAGCGCGCTCTCATTGCCTCGGCGATCGTCTCCGAGCCCTCGCTGCTGGTCGCCGACGAGCCGACCACCGCCCTGGACGCGACGGTGGCCCGCGGGGTGCTCGAGCTCCTCGGGCGGCTGCGCGACGCGGGGACGGCGGTGCTCCTGGTGAGCCACGATCTCGGCGCGGTGGCGCGGCTTGCCGACGACGTCGTCGTCCTCGACGGCGGTCGCGTCGTCGAGGCGGGGCCGGTCGGCGAGGTGCTGGGCGACCCCGCCCACGACGTCACCCGGGCGCTGCTGGCCGCCGTGCCGCGCGGGGCGCGCCGCCGTGCGCCGGTGCCGGCGAGCGAACCCGAGGTGCTGCGCGCCACCGGCCTGCACCGCCGGTACCGGCTGCCCGGCGGCCAGGCGGTGGACGCGCTGGACGGCGTCGACCTGGTCGTGCGCCGCGGGGAAGCGCTCGGAGTGGTGGGGGAGTCCGGGAGCGGGAAGTCGACGCTGGCGCGGATGCTCGTGGCCGCCGAGCGGCCGGATGCGGGGCGGGTGGAGCTGGCCGGGGAGCCGTGGAGCGAGCTGCCCGAGCGGCGGCGCCGGTACCGCCGTCACCTCGTCCGCCTCGTGCCCCAGGACCCGCTGGCCTCCTTCGACCCGCGGTGGAGCGCCGGACGGATCCTGCAGTCGGCGTTGCGGATCGCGGGCAGCAGCCGCACCCCGGCGCAGCTGCTGGAGCTCGTGCGGCTGCCGGCGTCGGTCCTGGGCCGGCGGCCACGGTCACTGTCGGGCGGCCAGCGTCAGCGGCTGGCCATCGCCCGAGCGCTGGCGGCGGAGCCGTCCGTCCTCGTGCTGGACGAGCCGGTCTCCGCACTCGACGTCACGGTCCAGGCCGCAATCCTCGACCTGCTCGTCGACCTGCAGGAGCGCACCGGGACCGCGCTGGTGGTCATCTCCCACGATCTTGCTGTCATCAGGAAGGTCTGCGAGACGGTCGCCGTCATGCACGACGGGCGGATCGTCGAGCACGGCCCGGTCGAGCAGGTGTGGCACAACGCGACCGCCCCCTTCACCCGTGCCCTGCTGGAGGCAGCGGCGAGCGACTCGTGA
- a CDS encoding ABC transporter permease, whose amino-acid sequence MTVLRWLLGRLAAAALVAWVVATVVFFALRAAGGDPSEAILGGPGSQASEEAMARVRAEYALDEPLVVQYLLQLARTVTFQLGDSYARRRPVAELVGDQLGGTLALAALGLLLAWLLALAVATAAVRARGRVARRAVGLLRAGEVVASVTPHFWLGAVLIAVVAGGAGWLPATSSDNSLRSLLLPAVTLAVPVAGFLGQVMRDGLEEAHTAPFATTARTRGASEGWVLWRHSLRHAALPAIALSGWAFGSLLSGAVVAETLFGRPGLGRLLVDATHSRDVPLVIGVVLVIALGYVAVMTVADVLERVVDPRLRVRVEAVRTAPAGEVVA is encoded by the coding sequence ATGACCGTGCTGCGCTGGCTGCTGGGGCGCCTCGCCGCAGCGGCGCTCGTGGCGTGGGTGGTCGCCACCGTCGTGTTCTTCGCGCTGCGCGCGGCAGGGGGCGACCCCTCCGAGGCGATCCTCGGCGGACCCGGCTCCCAGGCGAGCGAGGAGGCGATGGCCCGCGTGCGGGCGGAGTACGCCCTCGACGAGCCGCTGGTGGTGCAGTACCTGCTCCAGCTCGCGCGCACCGTCACCTTCCAGCTCGGGGACTCCTACGCCCGACGCCGCCCCGTCGCCGAGCTCGTCGGCGACCAGCTCGGCGGCACCCTCGCCCTGGCGGCGCTCGGGCTCCTGCTCGCCTGGCTCCTCGCCCTCGCGGTGGCGACGGCGGCGGTCCGGGCCCGTGGCCGGGTGGCGCGCCGGGCCGTCGGCCTGCTGCGCGCCGGGGAGGTCGTCGCCTCGGTGACGCCGCACTTCTGGCTCGGGGCCGTGCTCATCGCCGTCGTCGCCGGCGGCGCGGGCTGGCTCCCGGCCACGAGCAGCGACAACTCGCTGCGCTCGCTCCTCCTGCCCGCGGTCACCCTGGCCGTGCCGGTGGCCGGTTTCCTGGGGCAGGTCATGCGCGACGGCCTCGAGGAGGCCCACACCGCGCCGTTCGCGACGACGGCACGCACCCGCGGCGCCTCGGAGGGCTGGGTCCTCTGGCGGCACTCCCTGCGCCACGCCGCCCTGCCGGCGATCGCGCTCAGCGGCTGGGCCTTCGGCTCGCTGCTCTCCGGCGCCGTCGTCGCCGAGACGCTCTTCGGGCGCCCGGGCCTCGGTCGGCTGCTCGTCGACGCCACCCACTCGCGCGACGTCCCCCTCGTCATCGGCGTGGTGCTCGTCATCGCCCTGGGGTACGTGGCCGTCATGACCGTCGCCGACGTGCTCGAGCGCGTCGTCGACCCGCGGCTGCGCGTCCGGGTCGAGGCCGTGCGGACCGCGCCCGCCGGCGAGGTGGTCGCGTGA